A window of the Lepus europaeus isolate LE1 chromosome 5, mLepTim1.pri, whole genome shotgun sequence genome harbors these coding sequences:
- the PRKAA2 gene encoding 5'-AMP-activated protein kinase catalytic subunit alpha-2 isoform X3, producing the protein MVMEYVSGGELFDYICKHGRVEEMEARRLFQQILSAVDYCHRHMVVHRDLKPENVLLDAHMNAKIADFGLSNMMSDGEFLRTSCGSPNYAAPEVISGRLYAGPEVDIWSCGVILYALLCGTLPFDDEHVPTLFKKIRGGVFYIPEYLNRSVATLLMHMLQVDPLKRATIKDIREHEWFKQDLPTYLFPEDPSYDANVIDDEAVREVCEKFECTESEVMNSLYSGDPQDQLAVAYHLIIDNRRIMNQASEFYLASSPPAGSFMDDSAMHIPPGLKPHPERMPPLIADSPKAKCPLDALNTTKPKSLAVKKAKWHLGIRSQSKPYDIMAEVYRAMKQLDFEWKVVNAYHLRVRRKNPVTGNYVKMSLQLYLVDNRSYLLDFKSIDDEVVEQRSGSSTPQRSCSAAGLHRPRSSFDSTTAESHSLSGSLTGSLTGSTLSSVSPRLGSHTMDFFEMCASLITTLAR; encoded by the exons TTGTTCATCGAGACCTAAAACCAGAAAATGTGCTTTTGGATGCACACATGAATGCCAAGATAGCAGATTTTG GCTTATCAAACATGATGTCAGATGGTGAATTTCTGCGGACCAGTTGTGGGTCCCCGAATTATGCAGCACCTGAAGTCATCTCAGGCAG ATTGTATGCGGGTCCTGAAGTTGATATCTGGAGCTGTGGTGTTATCTTGTATGCGCTTCTCTGTGGCACTCTCCCATTTGATGATGAACACGTTCCCACGTTGTTTAAGAAGATCCGAGGAGGTGTTTTTTATATCCCAGAATATCTTAATCGCTCTGTCGCCACCCTCCTGATGCATATGCTGCAAGTTGACCCCCTGAAACGAGCAACCATCAAAGACATAAG agaACATGAGTGGTTTAAACAAGATTTGCCCACTTACTTATTTCCTGAAGACCCCTCCTATGATGCTAATGTCATTGATGATGAGGCTGTGAGAGAGGTGTGTGAAAAATTTGAGTGTACAGAATCAGAAGTAATGAACAGTTTGTATAGTGGTGACCCTCAAGACCAGCTTGCGGTGGCTTATCATCTTATCATTGACAATCGGAGAATAATGAACCAAGCCAGTGAGTTCTACCTCGCTTCCAGTCCTCCAGCAGGCTCTTTTATGGATGATAGTGCCATGCATATTCCCCCAGGACTGAAACCTCATCCAGAAAGGATGCCACCTCTCATAGCAGACAGCCCCAAAGCAAAATGTCCATTGGATGCACTAAATACAACTAAGCCCAAATCTTTAGCTGTGAAAAAAGCCAAATGGCATCTTGGAATCCGAAGTCAGAGCAAACCATATGACATCATGGCTGAAGTGTACCGAGCTATGAAGCAGCTGGACTTTGAATGGAAG GTAGTGAATGCATACCATCTTcgagtaagaagaaaaaatccaGTGACTGGCAATTATGTGAAAATGAGCTTGCAACTTTACCTGGTTGATAATAGAAGCTATCTTTTGGACTTTAAAAGCATTGATG ATGAGGTAGTGGAACAGAGGTCTGGTTCCTCAACACCTCAGCGCTCCTGCTCTGCAGCTGGCTTACACAGGCCAAGATCAAGTTTTGATTCCACCACTGCAGAGAGCCATTCGCTTTCTGGCTCTCTCACTGGCTCTTTGACAGGAAGCACATTGTCTTCAGTTTCACCTCGCCTGGGCAGTCACACCATGGATTTTTTTGAAATGTGTGCCAGTCTGATCACTACTTTAGCACGTTGA